Proteins encoded in a region of the Gulosibacter sediminis genome:
- a CDS encoding type B 50S ribosomal protein L31 gives MKTDIHPDYHYVVFNDLASGEKFITRSTVTSEKTIEWEDGNTYPVVDVEISSASHPFYTGKQRIMDSAGRVEKFKSRYAKFGKKA, from the coding sequence ATGAAGACAGACATCCACCCGGACTACCACTACGTGGTGTTCAACGACCTCGCTTCGGGTGAGAAGTTCATCACCCGCTCGACGGTGACCAGCGAAAAGACCATCGAGTGGGAAGACGGCAACACCTACCCGGTCGTTGACGTCGAAATCTCGAGCGCCTCGCACCCGTTCTACACCGGTAAGCAGCGCATCATGGACTCGGCCGGTCGCGTCGAGAAGTTCAAGAGCCGCTACGCCAAGTTCGGCAAGAAGGCCTAA
- the glgA gene encoding glycogen synthase produces MRVDVITREYPPHVYGGAGVHVTELVRAMRTDADVRVRCFGEPVEEPGTTGYEVPVDLAKANAALGFLAGDLRIANDTEGADVVHSHTWYANQAGNIAKLLHGIPHVISAHSLEPLRPWKAEQLGGGYRLSSWMERDAYANADRIIAVSNGMRADILRSYPQLDPEKVVTIYNGIDTEQWQPVHDEAVVRELGVDPDAPTLIFVGRITRQKGLPYLLRAIRELPAEVQVVLCAGAPDTPDIEREVRDLVGELQTERTGVHWIEEHLPRPKLQALLTSADVFVCPSIYEPLGIVNLEAMACGTAVVGSGTGGIPEVVQHGVTGTIVPIDQEQDGTGTPKDAEKYVADLAAALTELLGNPELAKQYGEAGRERVEREFTWTQIGAQTLELYRSILAD; encoded by the coding sequence ATGCGCGTCGATGTCATCACTCGTGAATACCCACCGCACGTCTACGGCGGAGCGGGGGTGCACGTCACCGAGCTCGTCCGAGCCATGCGAACGGACGCCGATGTCCGCGTCCGCTGCTTCGGCGAGCCGGTCGAGGAGCCGGGCACGACCGGATACGAGGTACCCGTCGACCTCGCGAAGGCGAACGCCGCGCTCGGCTTCCTCGCGGGTGACCTGCGCATCGCGAACGACACCGAGGGCGCCGACGTCGTGCACTCGCACACCTGGTACGCGAACCAAGCTGGCAATATCGCGAAGCTGCTCCACGGCATCCCGCACGTCATCTCGGCACACTCGCTCGAGCCCCTTCGGCCGTGGAAGGCAGAACAGCTCGGTGGAGGCTACCGCCTCTCGAGTTGGATGGAGCGCGACGCGTATGCGAATGCCGACCGCATCATTGCGGTATCGAACGGGATGCGCGCGGACATTCTCCGCAGTTACCCGCAGCTCGACCCCGAAAAGGTCGTCACCATCTACAACGGCATCGACACGGAGCAGTGGCAGCCGGTTCACGATGAGGCGGTCGTGCGCGAGCTCGGCGTCGACCCCGACGCGCCAACGCTGATCTTTGTCGGCCGCATCACCCGGCAGAAGGGTCTGCCGTACCTGCTGCGGGCGATTCGCGAGCTGCCCGCCGAGGTGCAGGTGGTGCTCTGCGCCGGCGCACCCGACACGCCGGATATCGAGCGCGAAGTTCGTGACCTGGTAGGTGAGCTGCAGACTGAGCGCACGGGTGTCCACTGGATCGAAGAGCACCTGCCGCGCCCGAAGCTGCAGGCCCTGCTCACCTCGGCCGACGTGTTCGTGTGCCCCTCGATCTACGAGCCGCTCGGCATCGTCAATCTCGAGGCGATGGCCTGCGGCACCGCGGTCGTCGGCTCGGGTACCGGCGGCATCCCCGAGGTCGTCCAGCACGGCGTGACCGGCACGATCGTGCCGATCGATCAGGAGCAGGACGGCACCGGCACACCGAAGGACGCCGAAAAGTATGTCGCCGACCTCGCCGCGGCTCTCACCGAACTCCTCGGCAACCCCGAACTCGCCAAGCAGTATGGCGAAGCCGGCCGCGAGCGTGTCGAGCGCGAATTTACCTGGACGCAGATTGGTGCGCAGACACTCGAGCTGTACCGCAGCATCCTGGCTGACTGA
- the serB gene encoding phosphoserine phosphatase SerB: MSISDLTLTPVHGSGRVTAGARFLVVFDVDSTLIEDEVIELIADYAQVREQVAEVTERAMRGELDFDGSLRERVALLRGISLDQISRVRERIRVTRGVPETISAIHAAGGRVGAVSGGFHEVLDPLAEELDLDLWRANRFEVTEEGELTGEVSGTIIGRQSKQHTVRSWAQSLDVPIDRVITVGDGANDLGMMEIAGLSVAFDAKPIVRQEAAVSLPSRDMTQLLSLLGLRG, translated from the coding sequence ATGAGCATCTCCGACCTCACCCTCACCCCCGTCCACGGCTCGGGCCGCGTCACCGCGGGCGCCCGCTTCCTCGTCGTCTTCGACGTGGATTCGACGCTGATCGAGGATGAGGTCATCGAACTCATCGCCGACTACGCGCAGGTGCGCGAGCAGGTGGCCGAGGTCACCGAGCGCGCCATGCGCGGCGAGCTCGATTTCGACGGCAGCCTGCGCGAACGCGTCGCCCTGCTGCGCGGCATCTCGCTCGACCAGATCTCGCGGGTGCGGGAGCGCATCCGGGTCACCCGGGGCGTACCCGAGACCATCTCAGCCATCCACGCGGCAGGCGGTCGCGTCGGCGCCGTCTCGGGCGGCTTCCACGAGGTGCTCGACCCCTTAGCCGAGGAGCTCGACCTCGATCTATGGCGGGCAAACCGCTTCGAGGTCACCGAGGAGGGCGAGCTCACGGGTGAGGTGTCGGGCACGATCATCGGCCGCCAGTCGAAACAGCACACGGTGCGCAGCTGGGCGCAGTCGCTCGACGTGCCGATCGACCGAGTGATCACCGTCGGCGACGGTGCGAACGACCTCGGCATGATGGAGATCGCGGGCCTCTCGGTCGCGTTTGACGCGAAGCCGATCGTGCGCCAGGAGGCGGCGGTGTCGCTGCCCAGCCGCGACATGACCCAGCTGCTGTCGCTGCTGGGCCTGCGCGGCTGA
- a CDS encoding ABC transporter ATP-binding protein, producing MTDVVKFENVRVRRGGRNILDIAEWRVGETDRWVVLGPNGAGKSTLLGLASSNLHPTTGTVEVLGERLGRTDVFELRPRIGIAGSEMAKRIPDNETVRNAVMTAIYAVTGRWNEQYDEIDDAQANDVLAQWQLEELADREFGTLSDGERKRTLIARAVMSDPELLLLDEPSAALDLGARERLLASLSEYAQSEFAPAIIMVTHHVEEIPTGVTHALLLRDGGIVAAGPIAETLTSANLEATFGLPLELEQQHGRFNARAIA from the coding sequence ATGACCGACGTCGTGAAATTCGAGAACGTCCGCGTGCGCCGCGGTGGCCGCAACATCCTAGATATCGCCGAATGGCGCGTCGGTGAAACCGACCGATGGGTGGTGCTCGGCCCGAACGGCGCCGGCAAGTCGACGCTGCTCGGCCTCGCCTCGTCGAACCTGCACCCCACGACGGGCACCGTCGAGGTGCTGGGGGAGCGGCTTGGTCGCACCGACGTGTTCGAGCTGCGCCCGCGCATCGGCATTGCCGGCTCGGAGATGGCGAAGCGCATCCCCGACAACGAGACCGTGCGCAACGCGGTCATGACGGCCATCTACGCCGTGACCGGCCGCTGGAACGAGCAGTATGACGAGATCGACGACGCGCAGGCGAACGACGTGCTCGCGCAGTGGCAGCTCGAGGAGCTTGCCGACCGCGAGTTCGGCACGTTGTCGGATGGCGAGCGCAAGCGCACGCTGATTGCGCGCGCCGTCATGAGCGACCCTGAGCTGCTGCTGCTCGACGAGCCGAGCGCGGCGCTCGACCTCGGCGCGCGCGAGCGCCTGCTCGCCTCGCTCTCGGAGTATGCCCAGAGCGAGTTCGCGCCGGCGATCATCATGGTCACGCACCACGTCGAGGAGATCCCCACTGGCGTGACGCACGCGCTGCTGCTGCGCGACGGCGGCATCGTCGCGGCTGGGCCGATCGCCGAGACCCTGACCTCGGCGAATCTTGAAGCGACGTTCGGCCTCCCGCTCGAACTTGAGCAGCAACACGGCCGATTTAACGCGCGCGCCATCGCGTAA
- the glgC gene encoding glucose-1-phosphate adenylyltransferase has product MAKGQKKVFGIVLAGGEGKRLMPLTADRAKPAVPFAGQYRLIDFAISNLVNSGLQQIVVLTQYKSHSLDRHMSQTWRLPAILGSYVSSVPAQQRRGKHWFSGSADAIYQSLNLIQDEKPDIVVVVGADHVYRMDFSQMIDQHIESGLGATVAAIRQPIEMSSAFGVIDVDPDNPAHIREFLEKPESTNGLPDSPGEILASMGNYVFDADKLVEAVMSDANLDASKHDMGGDIIPAFVAQNDCGVYDFIRNDVPGSTPRDRDYWRDVGTIDSFYDAHMDLIQTLPVFNLYNEEWPIISQTLNSPPAKFVRDARGSTGTMIDSIISLGSVISGAHVERSVLGAWTKVQSGALVVDSITFDRVTIEPGAQVRSAILDKNVVVRAGATIGIDREHDRARGFTVTESGLTVVPKNGIVER; this is encoded by the coding sequence ATGGCAAAGGGGCAGAAAAAAGTATTCGGAATTGTGCTCGCTGGTGGCGAAGGCAAGCGGTTGATGCCGCTCACGGCCGACCGCGCCAAGCCAGCGGTGCCGTTCGCCGGACAGTATCGACTCATCGACTTCGCCATCTCCAACCTGGTGAATTCCGGGCTGCAACAGATCGTGGTGCTGACGCAGTACAAGTCGCATTCGCTTGACCGCCACATGTCGCAAACCTGGCGCCTGCCCGCGATCCTCGGCTCGTATGTCTCGAGTGTTCCCGCGCAGCAGCGCCGAGGAAAGCACTGGTTCTCGGGCTCGGCCGACGCCATTTATCAGTCGCTCAACCTGATCCAGGATGAGAAGCCCGACATCGTCGTCGTCGTCGGCGCCGACCACGTGTACCGCATGGACTTCTCGCAGATGATCGACCAGCACATCGAGTCGGGCCTCGGAGCCACCGTGGCCGCCATCCGCCAGCCCATCGAAATGTCCTCCGCCTTCGGCGTGATCGATGTCGACCCCGACAACCCCGCCCACATCCGCGAGTTCCTCGAGAAGCCGGAATCGACGAACGGCCTTCCCGACAGCCCCGGGGAGATCCTCGCGTCGATGGGCAACTACGTGTTCGACGCCGACAAGCTTGTCGAGGCCGTCATGTCTGACGCGAACCTCGACGCCTCGAAGCACGACATGGGCGGCGACATCATCCCCGCCTTCGTCGCGCAGAACGATTGCGGCGTCTACGACTTCATCCGGAACGACGTGCCGGGCTCGACCCCGCGCGACCGCGACTACTGGCGCGACGTCGGTACCATCGACTCCTTCTATGACGCGCACATGGATCTCATCCAGACGCTGCCGGTCTTCAACCTCTACAACGAGGAATGGCCGATCATCTCCCAGACGCTCAACTCGCCGCCGGCGAAGTTCGTGCGGGATGCGCGGGGCTCAACCGGCACGATGATCGACTCGATCATCTCGCTCGGCTCGGTCATCTCGGGCGCGCACGTCGAGCGCTCGGTGCTCGGCGCCTGGACCAAGGTGCAGTCGGGTGCGCTCGTCGTCGATTCGATCACCTTCGACCGCGTCACCATCGAGCCGGGTGCGCAGGTGCGCTCCGCGATCCTCGACAAGAACGTGGTCGTGCGGGCCGGCGCAACGATCGGTATCGACCGCGAACACGACCGCGCCCGCGGATTCACCGTCACCGAGTCCGGCCTGACCGTCGTGCCGAAGAACGGTATCGTCGAACGATGA